From the Calonectris borealis chromosome 4, bCalBor7.hap1.2, whole genome shotgun sequence genome, one window contains:
- the CPEB2 gene encoding cytoplasmic polyadenylation element-binding protein 2 isoform X4: MYDSLNMHSLENSLIDIMRAEHDPLKGRLSYPHPGTDNLLMLNARSYGRRRGRSSLFPIDDGLLDDGHSDQVGVLNSPTCYSAHQNGERIERFSRKVFVGGLPPDIDEDEITASFRRFGPLVVDWPHKAESKSYFPPKGYAFLLFQEESSVQALIDACIEEDGKLYLCVSSPTIKDKPVQIRPWNLSDSDFVMDGSQPLDPRKTIFVGGVPRPLRAVELAMIMDRLYGGVCYAGIDTDPELKYPKGAGRVAFSNQQSYIAAISARFVQLQHGDIDKRVEVKPYVLDDQMCDECQGARCGGKFAPFFCANVTCLQYYCEFCWANIHSRAGREFHKPLVKEGADRPRQIHFRWN, encoded by the exons gtcGCTTGAGTTATCCACATCCAGGGACTGACAATCTTCTGATGTTAAATG CGAGGAGTTATGGGCGAAGACGAG gccgTTCTTCCCTCTTCCCAATAGATGATGGTTTGCTGGACGATGGTCATAGTGATCAAGTTGGAGTCCTGAATTCACCTACCTGCTATTCAGCTCATCAGAATGGAGAACGAATTGAGCGTTTTTCTCGGAAAGTGTTTGTTGGAGGTCTTCCACCAGATATTGATGAAG ATGAAATTACTGCTAGCTTCAGACGATTTGGGCCTTTGGTAGTAGACTGGCCtcacaaagcagaaagcaaatcctATTTTCCACCAAAAG GCTATGCGTTCCTCCTGTTTCAAGAAGAGAGTTCTGTTCAGGCCCTGATTGACGCCTGCATTGAAGAAGATGGAAAGCTCTATCTTTGTGTTTCCAGTCCTACTATCAAGGACAAGCCA GTTCAGATCCGTCCCTGGAATCTAAGTGACAGTGACTTTGTGATGGATGGTTCCCAGCCGCTTGATCCTCGAAAAACAATTTTTGTTGGAGGAGTCCCTAGACCATTAAGAGCTG TGGAATTGGCTATGATCATGGACCGTCTCTATGGTGGAGTTTGTTACGCAGGAATTGATACTGACCCTGAGCTGAAATACCCAAAAGGTGCTGGACGTGTTGCTTTTTCCAATCAGCAGAGTTATATTGCTGCCATCAGTGCTCGGTTTGTTCAACTTCAGCATGGCGATATTGATAAACGA GTGGAGGTAAAGCCATATGTGTTGGATGACCAGATGTGTGACGAATGCCAGGGTGCACGATGCGGTGGGAAGTTTGCTCCTTTCTTTTGTGCCAATGTCACTTGCCTGCAGTATTACTGTGAGTTTTGTTGGGCAAATATCCACTCTCGTGCAGGACGTGAATTCCATAAGCCATTGGTAAAGGAGGGGGCTGACCGCCCACGTCAGATCCACTTCCGCTGGAATTAA
- the CPEB2 gene encoding cytoplasmic polyadenylation element-binding protein 2 isoform X5 — protein MNFSLCSRLKKEAELGRSSLFPIDDGLLDDGHSDQVGVLNSPTCYSAHQNGERIERFSRKVFVGGLPPDIDEDEITASFRRFGPLVVDWPHKAESKSYFPPKGYAFLLFQEESSVQALIDACIEEDGKLYLCVSSPTIKDKPVQIRPWNLSDSDFVMDGSQPLDPRKTIFVGGVPRPLRAVELAMIMDRLYGGVCYAGIDTDPELKYPKGAGRVAFSNQQSYIAAISARFVQLQHGDIDKRVEVKPYVLDDQMCDECQGARCGGKFAPFFCANVTCLQYYCEFCWANIHSRAGREFHKPLVKEGADRPRQIHFRWN, from the exons ATGAACTTTAGCCTTTGTTCAAGGCTAAAGAAGGAAGCAGAGCTTG gccgTTCTTCCCTCTTCCCAATAGATGATGGTTTGCTGGACGATGGTCATAGTGATCAAGTTGGAGTCCTGAATTCACCTACCTGCTATTCAGCTCATCAGAATGGAGAACGAATTGAGCGTTTTTCTCGGAAAGTGTTTGTTGGAGGTCTTCCACCAGATATTGATGAAG ATGAAATTACTGCTAGCTTCAGACGATTTGGGCCTTTGGTAGTAGACTGGCCtcacaaagcagaaagcaaatcctATTTTCCACCAAAAG GCTATGCGTTCCTCCTGTTTCAAGAAGAGAGTTCTGTTCAGGCCCTGATTGACGCCTGCATTGAAGAAGATGGAAAGCTCTATCTTTGTGTTTCCAGTCCTACTATCAAGGACAAGCCA GTTCAGATCCGTCCCTGGAATCTAAGTGACAGTGACTTTGTGATGGATGGTTCCCAGCCGCTTGATCCTCGAAAAACAATTTTTGTTGGAGGAGTCCCTAGACCATTAAGAGCTG TGGAATTGGCTATGATCATGGACCGTCTCTATGGTGGAGTTTGTTACGCAGGAATTGATACTGACCCTGAGCTGAAATACCCAAAAGGTGCTGGACGTGTTGCTTTTTCCAATCAGCAGAGTTATATTGCTGCCATCAGTGCTCGGTTTGTTCAACTTCAGCATGGCGATATTGATAAACGA GTGGAGGTAAAGCCATATGTGTTGGATGACCAGATGTGTGACGAATGCCAGGGTGCACGATGCGGTGGGAAGTTTGCTCCTTTCTTTTGTGCCAATGTCACTTGCCTGCAGTATTACTGTGAGTTTTGTTGGGCAAATATCCACTCTCGTGCAGGACGTGAATTCCATAAGCCATTGGTAAAGGAGGGGGCTGACCGCCCACGTCAGATCCACTTCCGCTGGAATTAA